From Micromonospora auratinigra:
GCCCGCGCCCGGCCTGGAGATCGAGTTCGTGGAGGCCGCCGCGTACGCCGAGTGCGTCCGGCTGGTCGACGACTACGAGATCGACCTGCTCCTGCTCGACGGTGAGGCGTCCCCGGGCGGGGGCATCGGCATCGCCCGGCAGATCAAGGACGACCGGGACGACGCCCCGCCGACCTGCGTGGTGATCGCCCGGGCGGCCGACCGCTGGCTGGCCGCGTACGCCGAGGTCGACGCCACCCTCACCTACCCGCTCGACCCGGTGACCGCCGGCACCACGGTCGCCGAACTGCTGCGCCGCACGCACGCCGCGGCCTGAACCAGCCCCCGACGGCTCCCCCGCGGCGCATCCGACGCCGCGGCGCGGAGCCGTCGTCCGGTGCCACGTCGACGCGGCCGTGGCCCGTCGCCACACCCGCAATCCACGCCGCTCGGGAGGCCCGCCATGGGCGATCGGACCTGGCCGCTTCTGCTCAACGCGCTGCTGCGCGGTGAGGAGCTCTCCACCGCCGACACCGCCTGGGCGATGGACGAGATCATGACCGGCGCGGCCGGCCCGGCCCAGATGGCCGGTTTCGCGGTGGCACTGCGCGCCAAGGGCGAGACCCCCGCCGAGCTGGCCGGCCTGGTGCAGGCGATGCTGGGCCGGTCGGTCGAGGTCGAGCTGCCCGAGGAGATCCGGGCCACCGCGCTGGACGTGGTCGGCACCGGCGGCGACCTCGCCCACACGGTCAACATCTCCACCATGACCGCGCTGGTGGTGGCCGGCGCCGGGGTGCGCGTGGTCAAGCACGGCAACCGTGCCGCCTCCTCCTCCTGCGGCACCGCCGACCTGCTGGAGCACCTCGGCATCCCGCTGGACCTCGACCCCGAGCAGGTGGCCCGCTGCGTGACCGAGGCCGGGATCGGCTTCTGCTTCGCGGCCCGGTTCCACCCGGGCATGCGCCACGCCGGCCCGGTCCGGCGCGAGGTGGGCGTGCCCACCTTCTTCAACTTCCTCGGCCCGCTGACCAACCCCGCCCGCCCCCGGGCCGGCGCGGTCGGCTGCTTCGACCTGCGGATGGCCCCGGTGATGGCGGCCGTCTTCGCGGCCCGCGGCGACTCGGTCGTGGTGATGCGCGGCGAGGACGGGCTGGACGAGTTCACCACCGCCGCCCCCACCCGCCTCTGGGTGGCCCAGCAGGGCACGGTCAGAGAGGCGCTGGTGGACGCGGTGGACCTCGGGGTACCCCGGGCCACCCTCGCCGACCTGCGGGGCGGAGACGCCACGTACAACGCCGGGGTGGCCCACCGGCTGCTGGCCGGGGAGACCGGCCCGGTGCGCGACGCGGTGCTGGTGAACGCCGGGGCGGCGCTGGCCACCCAGGGCCCGCTCGACGGGGACCTGACCGGGGCGCTGCGGGCCGGCATGGACCGGGCCGCCGAGTCGATCGACTCGGGCGCCGCAGCGGCCGCCCTGGACCGCTGGCTCGACGTCGCCCGCAGCCTCTGACCGACGGGTCCGGCCGGGAAAGTGTCGGACCGGCGTGCCAAACTACGCGGGAGTAATTTTCCGATTTCCGCCGATGGTGACCGTGTCGCCCGGCGGCGCCGGAACGAGAGGAGACGCCCGTGTCGGACCGCGAGCTCTACTGCGACACCTGCGAGGGCGTGGTGCTGTTCGAGACGCCGCCCTGCGCCGACGGGCACGACGCCGACTGCCCCGAGCTGGTCTGCACCGGCTGCGGCGGGGCCGTGCTGATCGCCACCTTCGCCTTCCGCGCCCCGCGCCTGGCCCACCGCCGCGCCGTTCCCCGCCGCCGCGCCGCCTGAGCGCCCCTCTCCCCCGTCCCTCGGCCTCACCGCGACCTGCCCCGACCCGGTCTCGCCCCGCCCGGCCCACCTCGGCCCGGTCCGGTCCGGTGATCAAGGGGTTGCGTCGGGATCCGCGTCCCGGCCGACACAAAATCCTTGATCGACGCAGCGGTCGGCGGGGGCGGCGCGGGGCGGGGCGGGTGGAGATCCGGTCGGGGGGCGGGTGGGTGTGCGGAGAGGCCCGCGTCCCCGGTGGGGACGCGGGCCTCTCGACGCCGTCAGGTCAGTGCTCGGCGGTCCGGCGGGTGCCGGTGTAGTACTCGAAGAGCAGGCCGCAGGCGGCGAAGATCACGGCCACCAGGCCCGCGCCCAGCAGCCAGGCCTGCCAGTAGACCAGGCCGAGGCCGGCGATCGCGGCGGACAGGGCCAGGCCGAACGGCCAGTAGCTGCCCGGGCTGAAGAAGCCGATCTCGCCCGCGCCGTCGGCCATCTCGCCGTCCGGCCGGTCCTCCGGCCGCAGGTCGATACGGCGCGAGACGAACCAGAAGAAGCCGCCGCACATGGTGGTGAGCAGGCCCGACAGGAGCAGGGCCACGGTGCCGACCCACTCGACCCGGCCGGAGTCGCCGGCCGTCCAGGCGCCGTAGAGGATCGTGGCGCCGAACAGGAACGTCGAGATGATCAGGAAGATCTTCCACTCGGTCTTCATGCCGGCCCCCTCAGCTGCCCGTACCGGCCGACGCGTCGGTCGGGTTGAAGTTGCTCTTGGTACGCCGGGTGTCGAACGGCTCGGTCGTCTCGGCGTACGGCTTCTGACCGATCGCGGTGAGCGCCTCCTGGGTCGACTTGCCGGCCTTCTTGGCCGCCAGGAACTGCTCGTACTTCTCCGGCGAGACGACCCGCAGCTCGAAGTTCATGAAGGCGTGGTAGCTGCCGCACAGCTCGGCGCAGCGGCCGACGTACGCGCCCTCCTGGTCGATGCTGGAGACCTCGAAGGTGTTGCGGATGCTGCCCGGCATGACGTCGCGCTTGAAGAGCAGCTCCGGCACCCAGAACGAGTGGATGACGTCGCGGCTGGTCTCCTCGAACCGGATCGACTTGCCGGTCGGCAGCACCAGGATCGGGATGACCTCGCTGGTGCCCAGCGTCGAGGCGACAGTGTTGGCGTCCCGGCCCTGGCCGTCGCGGTAGTTGAACTGCCAGTTCCACTTGAAGGCGACGACCTCGACGGTGACGTCCGGGTTCTTCGACTCCTTGATCACGTCGGTCTGCACGACCGCCGTGTAGTAGAAGAGCACGGAGACCACGAGGATCGGCGCGATGGTGTAGAGGAACTCCATCGGCAGGTTGTAGCGGGTCTGCACCGGCAGCTCGTTGCCACGCTTCCGGTAGCGGATCACGCACCAGAAGATGAGGCCCCAGACGAACACGCCGACCGCGAGCGCCGCGATGCAGGACGCGATCCACAGGTCGTACATCCGGTGCGACTCGGGCGTGATCCCGCCCTGCGGCCAGCCGAAGCCGGCGAACGTCTTGCCGACGTCGCAACCGGTGAGCGAGACCAGCAGCGCCACGGCGCCGAGACCGAGCCCGGCGAGCCGACCAGCACCACGCCGCCGGCGTCCACCGGCCCCTGGGGAAGCGCTGTGCCGTACGGCCGACGACCGTACCTCCGAACTCCTTGCGACCACCTGGTCCTGCCTCCCTAGCGCGCCGCGGCGGTTCTTTCTCTCAGCACCGACGGCAAAGGCGTCACCGACGGTCGCAGATTACTCGACCATGACGGGCCTGACCGTGTTGGGGTCACTCTGCGCCCCCATCGGGGGGATCATGGCGGTACCGGGGCGATAGCGTTGCTACCCGTGAGCGCATCCCCGGTCTACCTGGACGCGGCCACCGCCGCCCCGCTGCACCCGGTCGCGCGACAGGCGCTGCTGGCCGCCCTCGACGACGGCTGGGCCGACCCGGACAAGCTCTACGGCCGGGCCCGGCGGGCCCGGCAACTGCTCGACGCCGCCCGCGAGGCCACCGCGGACACCCTCGGCGTCCGCGCCGACGAACTCTCCTTCACCCCCAGCGGTACGACCGCGGCGCACGCCGCCGTGCTGGGTGGGCTGACCGGGCGGCGGCGGGTCGGGAACCGGCTGGTGCACTCCGCGATCGAACACTCGGCGGTGCTGCACGCCGCCGAGCGGCACGTGGCGGGCGGGGGCGCGGCGGACTCCGTACCGGTGGACCGGTGGGGCCGGCTGGACCTGGACGCCTGGGCAGCGGCGGTGGCCACGCCGGGCGTCGCGCTGGCCGCGCTGATCGGCGCGAGTCACGAGGTGGGCACCGTGCAGCCGGTGCCAGCGGCGGCCGAGCTGTGCGCCGAGGCGGGCGTGCCGCTCTACGTCGACGCGGCGCAGCTGGTCGGCCGGGCCGCGCTGCCGGCCGGCTGGTCGGTGCTGAGCGCCAGCGCGCACAAGTGGGGTGGGCCACCCGGCGTGGGCCTGCTGGTGGTCCGCAAGGGCACCCGGTGGGAGTCGCCGTACCCGGCCGACGGGCGGGAGTCGGGGCGTACCCCCGGGGTGGTGAACCTGCCGGCGGTGGTGGCGGCGGCGGCGAGCCTGCGCGCGGCGGCGGCCGACGCGGCGGCCGAGGCGGCCCGGCTGGCCCCGCTGGTGGACCGGATCCGGGCCCGGGTGGCGGCGGAGGTGCCGGACGTGGAGGTGGTCGGCGACCCGGTGGACCGCCTGCCCCACCTGGTCACCTTCTCCTGCCTGTACGTGGACGGCGAGGCGCTGCTGCACGCCCTGGACCGGCGGGGTTTCGCGGTCTCCTCCGGCTCCTCCTGCACCTCGTCCACGCTGCGGCCGTCGCACGTGCTGGAGGCGATGGGAGTGCTCTCGCACGGCAACGTACGGGTGTCGCTGCACCGGGAGAGCAGCGCGGCGGACGTCGAGCGGTTCCTCGACGAGCTGCCCGGCATCGTGGCCGACCTGCGCGCCGAGGCCGGGGTGACCGGGCTGTGAGCGAGCCGGACGAGGTGCTCGACTGCCGGGGCCAGCGCTGCCCGCTCCCGGTGATCAATCTCGCTCGCCGGCTGCCCGACCTGCCGCCCGGCGCGATCGTCCGGGTGCTCGCCGACGACCCGGCGGCGGCGGTGGACATCCCGGCCTTCTGCCGCCTGCGCGGTCACGAGTTCCTGGCCGCCCACCCCGACCGGGGTCCCGCCTACGACGTCCGCCGCACCGGCTGACCCGCCGCCGGGGTCAGCGGAGGTAGGCGAGGATGCCGGGGAGCGGGTCGACGTCCACCGTGGTGTCGACGACCAGGCGGGGGCCGATCAGCGGCTCGTACCCGGCCCGGCGCAGCAGGACCTGGTCCCAGGTCGGGGCGAGCGGGTCCGGCTCGGCCGGCAGCCGGGACTCGACCCGGCGACGGTGCTCGGCCTCGTCCCCGCAGTGCACCTCGACCACCCGCAGCGGCACGCCGGCCCGTTCGGCCAGGTCGTGCCAGAGGCCCCGGGCGGCGGCCACCGGGTTCACCGCGTCGACCACCACGCTCAGGCCCAGCCCGAGCTGCACCTCGGCCAGCCCGGCGACCGCGCCGTAGGCGGCCATCCCGGGCACGTCGCCGACCAGGCCGTAGCGGTGCAGCGCCCGCTCGACGGGGTCGACCGGCAGGACCGGGGCGCGCAGGGCGGCGCCGACCCGGACGGCGAGAGTGGTCTTGCCCACGCCGGGCAGCCCGGCGAAGGCGACCAGCACCGGGCCGCCCGCGGCGGGGCGGGGCGCGCCCGGGTCCGCGCCGCCGTCCGGGGCGGACGCCGCCGTGCTCACGGCAGCAGGTGCGGCCGCACGTCGTCGGCGGCCTCGTCACCGTACGACTCGGCGAGCCGCTTCACGAACAGGTCCCGGCGCACCTCGTACTCCTGGCCGCCGAAGTTCTCCAGCACCAGGGTGGCGAGCAGGCAGCCCACCTGGGCCGCCCGCTCCAGCCCGACGCCCCAGTTGAGCGCGGCGAAGAAGCCGGCCCGGAAACCGTCGCCGACACCGGTCGGGTCGACCGCCTGGATCTCCCGGGCGATCGGCACTCGGATGGTGGCGAAGTCCCGGCCGGCGATCTCCACCCCCTGCTTGCCCAGCGTGGTGACCCGCACCTTCACCCGCTCCAGCAGCTGCTCGTCGGTGAGCCCGGCCTTGTTCTGCAGCAGCGACTTCTCGTACTCGTTGGTCATCAGGTAGTCGGCGCCGTCGATCAGGCCGAGCACGTCCGCGCCGTCCATCCGGGCGAGCTGCTGCGAGGGGTCGGCCACGAAGGCGTACCCGCGCTCCCGGCACTCCGCGGAGTGCCGGATCATCGCGGCCGGGTCGTTGGCGCTGACCAGCACCAGGTCGAGCCCGTCGAGGCGCTGCGCCACGGGGGCCAGCTCGATGTTGCGGGCCTCGCTCATCGCGCCGGCGTAGAACGAGGCGATCTGGCACATGTCCAGGTCGGTGGTGCAGACGAAGCGGGCGGTGTGCGCCACCTCGCTGACGTGCACCGAGTCGCAGTCGACCCCGTGCCGCTCCAGCCAGGACCGGTAGTCGGCGAAGTCGGCGCCGACCGCGCCCAGCAGCACCGGACGCAGGCCCAGCTGGGCCATGCCGAAGGCGATGTTGGCGGCGGTGCCGCCGCGCCGGAGCACCAGCTCGTCGACGAGGAAGGACAGGGAGACCTTGTCCAACTGGTCGGCGATGAGCTGCTCGGCGAAACGGCCGGGGAAGCTCATCAGGTGGTCGGTCGCGATCGAGCCGGTCACGGCGATCTTCATGTCAACCCTCGTGGTCGGGAGCACGGCGCGGGTCAGCCTACCGGTCGCCTCGGTGCGGTGGTCGCAGGTCGGTCGACGAGCGGTCGACCCCCGGCCACCGGCCGGACACCTGCCGGTGGCACGAACGGCGGCACCGCCGCCCGGACGAAGCGCGGCGGGGCCGCCCCACCAGGGGCGGCCCCGCCGTCGTGCTCGCTCCGGCGACCCGGACGCGTGGGTCGACTCAGCTGAAGGAGTCGCCGCAGGCGCAGGAGTTGCCGGCGTTCGGGTTGTCAATGGTGAAGCCCTGGGCGTCGATCCGGTCGGCGAAGTCGATCGTCGCGCCGGTCAGGTAGGGGGCGCTCATCCGGTCGACGACGACCTCGACACCGTCGTAGTCGGTGACGATGTCACCGTCGAGCGACCGCTCGTCGAAGAAGAGCTGGTACCGCAGGCCGGAGCAGCCGCCCGGCTGCACGGCGACCCGGAGCCGCAGGTCGTCGCGGCCCTCCTGCTCGATCAGGGCCTTGACCTTCTGCGCCGCGACGTCGGTGAGGACGACGGTGCTGGAGGCCTGGGCCTCGGTCGACTCGGTCTGCGCTGGCGTGGTCACGTGGAAATCTCCCTGCGCGGTATGGGTCCGGACGCACTGGCCAACGTCACGCGCCCGCCAGTGATTCCCGGTGTGGTCCAGCTCCGATCGTACGCCGCCCGGCCCGGGGTCACCTCCGGTGCGGTTACCGGGCGCGGGTGAGCCGCGCCGCAGCCGGGCCGGCAGGGCCCGGCCGCCCCGCGTGGGGCCGGTCAGCGGCTCCACTGCCCGGCGAGCCGGGCGCCGAGCGCGCGCAGCCCTTCGGCGGGCCGCTCCAGCGCCGCCGCCAGGCCGCCGCGCTCCTCGCCGCCGAAGTGCTCCACCAGGCTGTACGCGTCGGTCACACCGGCCGCCGCGGCCTCCCGCCGGCCGGTGCTGACCTGCCCGGCCAGCACCACGCAGGGCACCCCCCGGTCCCGGGCCGCCCCGGCCACCCCGGCGACCACCTTGCCGCGCAGCGACTGGTGGTCGAAGGAGCCCTCACCGGTGATCACCAGGTCGGCGGCGTCCAGCGCGGCGTCCAGCCCGATGGCGCGGGTGACCAGCCCGATGCCGGACTCGCAGCGCCCGCCCAGCGCCAGCAGCGCCGCGCCCAGCCCGCCGGCCGCGCCCCCGCCGGGCAGCGCGCCGAGCCCGGCCGGGCAGCCGGGCAGCTCCCGCTCCAGCAGCTCGGCCCAGCGCTCCAGGGCCGCGTCGAGCAGCAGCACGTCCTCCCGGGTGGCGCCCTTCTGCGGGCCGTACACGTTGCTGGCCCCGTGCAGGCCGAGCAGCGGGTTGTCGACGTCGGTGGCGGCGACCAGCGCGACGCCGCGCAGCCGGGGCGCGCCGTCCAGCGCGGCGACCGCGGCCAGCGCGGACCCGCCGTACGGCAGGGCCCGGCCGGCGGAGTCCAGCGCGGTCACGCCGAGCGGGGTGAGCATGCCGGCACCCCCGTCGTTGGTGGCCGAGCCGCCCAGCCCGGTCACCACGGTCCGCGCCCCCGCCTCCACGGCGGCGGCGACCAGCAGCCCCAGCCCGTACGAGGTGGTCGCCTTCGGGTCCCGCTCGGCGGCGGCGAGCAGGTGCAGCCCGCAGGCCTGGGCGCTCTCCAGGTAGGCGGTGCCGTCGTCGGTGAGCAGGATCTCACCGGCGACCGGCCGGCCCAGCGGGTCGACCGTCGGCACCGGCAGCCGCCGCCCGCCCAGTGCCCCGGCCAGCACGGCGACGAAGCCCGGACCGCCGTCGGCCAGCGGCCGGAGCACCAGCTCGTCGCCGGGGGACACGGTCCGCCAGCCCTCGGCCACCGCCGCGGCCACCTCCGGGGCCGGCAGGGTGCCGGCGAACTTGTCGGGGCAGAGCAGCACGCGCATGCCGTGCAGTGTGGCAGGCCACACCGGGGGCGGCTGCGCGCCGGCCACGCTGTGGGACCATGGGAGGCGTGACTTCGACCTGGGTTGAGCCCTCCAACACCGCCACTGCGCTGCTGCTCCTCGGCCGCGGCAGCGACCCCGCCACCGAGCGTGGCGTGGAGTGTCCGGGCGACCTTCCCGCGCCGAGCGACCCGGACCTGGTGGCCCGGGCGGCGGCGGCGAAGGCCGCGCTCGGCACGAAGGTCTTCGTGCTCGGCCACCACTACCAGCGCGACGAGGTGATCCAGTTCGCCGACGTGACGGGCGACTCGTTCAAGCTGGCCCGGGAGGCGGCGGCCCGCCCCGACGCGGAGTACATCGTCTTCTGCGGCGTGCACTTCATGGCCGAGAGCGCGGACATCCTCACCTCGGACGACCAGAAGGTGATCCTGCCCGACCTGGCCGCCGGCTGCTCGATGGCCGACATGGCCGTGCTGTCGCAGGTCGAGACCGCCTGGGACGTGCTGACCGAGGTGGGTGTCGCGGCGGACACCGTCCCGGTGACATACATGAACTCCTCGGCCGACATCAAGGGCTTCGTCGGCCGGCACGGCGGTGTGGTCTGCACCTCCTCCAACGCCAAGCGGGCCCTGGACTGGGCCTTCGAGCAGGGGCAGAAGGTGCTCTTCCTGCCCGACCAGCACCTGGGCCGCAACACGGCGGTGCTGGAGATGGGCCTCTCGCTGGACGACTGCGTGCTCTACGACCCGCACAAGCCGGGCGGCGGGCTCACCCCGGAGCAGCTCCGGGACGCGAAGATGATCCTCTGGCGCGGGCACTGCTCGGTGCACGGCCGCTTCACCCTGGACAGCGTCAACGACGTCCGGGAGCGGGTGCCGGGGGTCAACGTCCTGGTCCACCCGGAGTGCCGGCACGAGGTCGTCACCGCCGCCGACTTCGTGGGCTCGACCGAGTACATCATCAAGGCCATCGAGGCGGCCCCGGCCGGCTCGGCGTGGGCGGTCGGCACCGAGCTGAACCTGGTGCGCCGGCTGGCGCTGGCCCACCCGGACAAGCAGATCATGTTCCTCGACCGGGCGGTCTGCTACTGCTCGACGATGAACCGGATCGACCTGCCGCACCTGGTGTGGGCGCTGGAGGAGCTGGTCGCGGGGCGGGTGGTCAACCAGATCACCGTCGACCCGGAGACCGCGCGCCACGCCCGGGCCGCGCTGGACCAGATGCTCGCCCTGCCGGGCGCCTGATCACCCACGGTCACATCACCGGCACGGAAACGCGCCGAATTACCGGTTCGTGCCGGCGCTGGTGATGTGACCGATTCCATTTTCGTCACGGAGGGCTATGCTGCCTCCGGCGACGACACACGCGGGGCGTTTTTCCGCGGCCGCATTTCGGGTACCGATGCAGATCGTGATCCCGCCATCCACACGGGCAGTACCAACGCGCTGGAGGTTGCGTTGACCGACGACGTCCTGGTCGTACACGGAGGAACTCCGCTGCAAGGGCGGATCCGCGTGCGCGGCGCGAAGAACCTGGTCTCCAAGGCGATGGTCGCCGCCCTGCTGGGGGACACTCCCAGCCGGCTGTTCGACGTGCCGCGGATCCGGGACGTCGAGGTGGTCCGCGGGCTGCTCGGCCTGCACGGCGTCAAGGTGAGCGACGGTGAGGAGGAGGGCGAGCTCGTCTTCGACCCGTCGAACGTCGAGAGCGCCAGCACCGACCAGATCAACGTGCACGCCGGCTCCAGCCGGATCCCGATCCTGTTCTGCGGCCCGCTGCTGCACCGGCTCGGCCACGCGTTCATCCCCGACCTGGGCGGCTGCCACATCGGGCCGCGCCCGATCGACTTCCACCTCCAGGCGCTGCGCGAGTTCGGCGCGACGGTCGAGAAGACCCCGGAGGGCCTGCACCTCTCCGCGCCCAACGGGCTGCACGGCACGAAGTTCGCGCTGCCGTACCCGAGCGTGGGCGCCACCGAGCAGGTGCTGCTCACCGCGGTGATGGCCGAGGGCGTCACCGAGCTGCGCAACGCCGCCGTCGAGCCCGAGATCGTCGACCTGATCTGCATCCTGCAGAAGATGGGCGCGATCATCAAGGTGCACACCGACCGGGTGATCGAGATCCAGGGCGTGAAGCGGCTCAGCGGCTACACCCACCGGCCCATCCCGGACCGGATCGAGGCGGCGAGCTGGGCGGCCGCCGCGCTGGCCACCCGCGGCCACGTCGAGGTGCTCGGCGCGCAGCAGGCCGACATGATGACCTTCCTGAACATCTTCCGCTCGGTCGGCGGCGAGTACGAGGTCACCGACCTGCGGCCGCCGCGCGGCGGCAAGCCCGGCCAGGAGGGCGGCATCCGCTTCTGGCACCCGGGCGGCGAGCTGAACGCGGTGGCGCTGGAGACCGACGTCCACCCCGGCTTCATGACCGACTGGCAGCAGCCGCTCGTGGTCGCGCTGACCCAGGCCCGCGGCCTG
This genomic window contains:
- a CDS encoding response regulator, which gives rise to MSERVCTVLLYSDDPKVRDRMRLAVGTRPAPGLEIEFVEAAAYAECVRLVDDYEIDLLLLDGEASPGGGIGIARQIKDDRDDAPPTCVVIARAADRWLAAYAEVDATLTYPLDPVTAGTTVAELLRRTHAAA
- the trpD gene encoding anthranilate phosphoribosyltransferase, yielding MGDRTWPLLLNALLRGEELSTADTAWAMDEIMTGAAGPAQMAGFAVALRAKGETPAELAGLVQAMLGRSVEVELPEEIRATALDVVGTGGDLAHTVNISTMTALVVAGAGVRVVKHGNRAASSSCGTADLLEHLGIPLDLDPEQVARCVTEAGIGFCFAARFHPGMRHAGPVRREVGVPTFFNFLGPLTNPARPRAGAVGCFDLRMAPVMAAVFAARGDSVVVMRGEDGLDEFTTAAPTRLWVAQQGTVREALVDAVDLGVPRATLADLRGGDATYNAGVAHRLLAGETGPVRDAVLVNAGAALATQGPLDGDLTGALRAGMDRAAESIDSGAAAAALDRWLDVARSL
- a CDS encoding cytochrome c oxidase subunit 4, translated to MKTEWKIFLIISTFLFGATILYGAWTAGDSGRVEWVGTVALLLSGLLTTMCGGFFWFVSRRIDLRPEDRPDGEMADGAGEIGFFSPGSYWPFGLALSAAIAGLGLVYWQAWLLGAGLVAVIFAACGLLFEYYTGTRRTAEH
- the ctaC gene encoding aa3-type cytochrome oxidase subunit II; the encoded protein is MVARSSEVRSSAVRHSASPGAGGRRRRGAGRLAGLGLGAVALLVSLTGCDVGKTFAGFGWPQGGITPESHRMYDLWIASCIAALAVGVFVWGLIFWCVIRYRKRGNELPVQTRYNLPMEFLYTIAPILVVSVLFYYTAVVQTDVIKESKNPDVTVEVVAFKWNWQFNYRDGQGRDANTVASTLGTSEVIPILVLPTGKSIRFEETSRDVIHSFWVPELLFKRDVMPGSIRNTFEVSSIDQEGAYVGRCAELCGSYHAFMNFELRVVSPEKYEQFLAAKKAGKSTQEALTAIGQKPYAETTEPFDTRRTKSNFNPTDASAGTGS
- a CDS encoding cysteine desulfurase family protein codes for the protein MSASPVYLDAATAAPLHPVARQALLAALDDGWADPDKLYGRARRARQLLDAAREATADTLGVRADELSFTPSGTTAAHAAVLGGLTGRRRVGNRLVHSAIEHSAVLHAAERHVAGGGAADSVPVDRWGRLDLDAWAAAVATPGVALAALIGASHEVGTVQPVPAAAELCAEAGVPLYVDAAQLVGRAALPAGWSVLSASAHKWGGPPGVGLLVVRKGTRWESPYPADGRESGRTPGVVNLPAVVAAAASLRAAAADAAAEAARLAPLVDRIRARVAAEVPDVEVVGDPVDRLPHLVTFSCLYVDGEALLHALDRRGFAVSSGSSCTSSTLRPSHVLEAMGVLSHGNVRVSLHRESSAADVERFLDELPGIVADLRAEAGVTGL
- a CDS encoding sulfurtransferase TusA family protein; protein product: MSEPDEVLDCRGQRCPLPVINLARRLPDLPPGAIVRVLADDPAAAVDIPAFCRLRGHEFLAAHPDRGPAYDVRRTG
- a CDS encoding AAA family ATPase, which produces MSTAASAPDGGADPGAPRPAAGGPVLVAFAGLPGVGKTTLAVRVGAALRAPVLPVDPVERALHRYGLVGDVPGMAAYGAVAGLAEVQLGLGLSVVVDAVNPVAAARGLWHDLAERAGVPLRVVEVHCGDEAEHRRRVESRLPAEPDPLAPTWDQVLLRRAGYEPLIGPRLVVDTTVDVDPLPGILAYLR
- a CDS encoding carbohydrate kinase family protein gives rise to the protein MKIAVTGSIATDHLMSFPGRFAEQLIADQLDKVSLSFLVDELVLRRGGTAANIAFGMAQLGLRPVLLGAVGADFADYRSWLERHGVDCDSVHVSEVAHTARFVCTTDLDMCQIASFYAGAMSEARNIELAPVAQRLDGLDLVLVSANDPAAMIRHSAECRERGYAFVADPSQQLARMDGADVLGLIDGADYLMTNEYEKSLLQNKAGLTDEQLLERVKVRVTTLGKQGVEIAGRDFATIRVPIAREIQAVDPTGVGDGFRAGFFAALNWGVGLERAAQVGCLLATLVLENFGGQEYEVRRDLFVKRLAESYGDEAADDVRPHLLP
- the erpA gene encoding iron-sulfur cluster insertion protein ErpA, with product MTTPAQTESTEAQASSTVVLTDVAAQKVKALIEQEGRDDLRLRVAVQPGGCSGLRYQLFFDERSLDGDIVTDYDGVEVVVDRMSAPYLTGATIDFADRIDAQGFTIDNPNAGNSCACGDSFS
- a CDS encoding glycerate kinase family protein, with the translated sequence MRVLLCPDKFAGTLPAPEVAAAVAEGWRTVSPGDELVLRPLADGGPGFVAVLAGALGGRRLPVPTVDPLGRPVAGEILLTDDGTAYLESAQACGLHLLAAAERDPKATTSYGLGLLVAAAVEAGARTVVTGLGGSATNDGGAGMLTPLGVTALDSAGRALPYGGSALAAVAALDGAPRLRGVALVAATDVDNPLLGLHGASNVYGPQKGATREDVLLLDAALERWAELLERELPGCPAGLGALPGGGAAGGLGAALLALGGRCESGIGLVTRAIGLDAALDAADLVITGEGSFDHQSLRGKVVAGVAGAARDRGVPCVVLAGQVSTGRREAAAAGVTDAYSLVEHFGGEERGGLAAALERPAEGLRALGARLAGQWSR
- the nadA gene encoding quinolinate synthase NadA, translated to MTSTWVEPSNTATALLLLGRGSDPATERGVECPGDLPAPSDPDLVARAAAAKAALGTKVFVLGHHYQRDEVIQFADVTGDSFKLAREAAARPDAEYIVFCGVHFMAESADILTSDDQKVILPDLAAGCSMADMAVLSQVETAWDVLTEVGVAADTVPVTYMNSSADIKGFVGRHGGVVCTSSNAKRALDWAFEQGQKVLFLPDQHLGRNTAVLEMGLSLDDCVLYDPHKPGGGLTPEQLRDAKMILWRGHCSVHGRFTLDSVNDVRERVPGVNVLVHPECRHEVVTAADFVGSTEYIIKAIEAAPAGSAWAVGTELNLVRRLALAHPDKQIMFLDRAVCYCSTMNRIDLPHLVWALEELVAGRVVNQITVDPETARHARAALDQMLALPGA
- the murA gene encoding UDP-N-acetylglucosamine 1-carboxyvinyltransferase, with translation MTDDVLVVHGGTPLQGRIRVRGAKNLVSKAMVAALLGDTPSRLFDVPRIRDVEVVRGLLGLHGVKVSDGEEEGELVFDPSNVESASTDQINVHAGSSRIPILFCGPLLHRLGHAFIPDLGGCHIGPRPIDFHLQALREFGATVEKTPEGLHLSAPNGLHGTKFALPYPSVGATEQVLLTAVMAEGVTELRNAAVEPEIVDLICILQKMGAIIKVHTDRVIEIQGVKRLSGYTHRPIPDRIEAASWAAAALATRGHVEVLGAQQADMMTFLNIFRSVGGEYEVTDLRPPRGGKPGQEGGIRFWHPGGELNAVALETDVHPGFMTDWQQPLVVALTQARGLSIVHETVYEQRLGYTEALNTMGANIQVYRDCLGGTPCRFGRRNFKHSAVIAGPSKLHAADLVIPDLRAGFSHLIAALAAEGTSRVYGVDLINRGYEDFEAKLADLGAHVERP